From Brassica oleracea var. oleracea cultivar TO1000 chromosome C3, BOL, whole genome shotgun sequence, a single genomic window includes:
- the LOC106328658 gene encoding uncharacterized protein LOC106328658, whose protein sequence is MAVVALSYCKPSLHPLRFHPHCGNLWKRENVRRRSRGASTVTAMFWRSDKSPQVREFDISLANYPLTGSDTTQEGQNVISLSVVSSISEITPSEWDACALDSSQPQSYNPFLMHGFLSSLEDTGCATRETGWMPLHIVAKDGSGHVLGVSPLYLKSHSYGEFVFDHSWADAYRSFGERYYPKLQSCVPFTPVTGPRILTRDTPFRDQVFDALVSAMTQLAAKLQVSSLHITFPSGAEWNKLKEKGFSQRIGMQYHWKNRDYKNFDEFLMDMKQSKRKNIRQERKKIGTQNLKMRRLRGNEIKARHWDSFYDFYRNTTDNKWGTPYLTREFFHYMASKLGDGVLLVLAEENEEPVAGALNLIGGDTLFGRLWGCRPDSYYPSLHFEACYYQAIEAAIELNLKTVEAGAQGEHKIQRGYLPVKTYSCHYIIDEGFRQAIDEFLVRESNQVDYVIKLLHESGPFKETIE, encoded by the exons ATGGCCGTTGTTGCACTTTCTTACTGCAAACCTTCGCTTCATCCTCTTCGATTTCATCCTCACTGC GGGAATTTGTGGAAGAGAGAAAATGTCCGGAGGAGGTCAAGAGGAGCATCCACAGTTACTGCTATGTTCTGGAGGTCCGACAAATCTCCGCAAGTACGAGAGTTCGATATTTCACTTGCCAATTACCCTTTAACTGGATCAGACACCACCCAG GAAGGGCAAAATGTGATTTCACTTTCAGTAGTTTCTTCAATCTCAGAGATAACACCATCTGAATGGGATGCTTGTGCCTTGGATTCTTCGCAACCTCAAAGCTATAATCCTTTTCTTATGCATGGCTTTCTCTCCAGTTTAGAAGACACTGGCTGTGCCACTCGG GAAACAGGTTGGATGCCATTACACATTGTTGCAAAAGATGGATCTGGTCATGTTTTGGGAGTTTCTCCCCTTTATCTCAAAAG CCACTCGTACGGTGAATTTGTTTTTGATCACTCTTGGGCTGATGCATACCGAAGTTTTGGTGAAAGATATTATCCTAAGCTCCAGTCTTGTGTTCCTTTCACCCCTGTCACTGGACCTAGGATTCTCACCCGTGACACTCCTTTCAGAGACCAAGTTTTCGATGCTCTTGTTTCTGCCATGACTCAATTGGCTGCTAAG CTACAAGTTTCATCTTTGCACATTACCTTTCCCTCTGGAGCTGAGTGGAACAAGTTGAAGGAGAAAGGCTTCTCTCAGAGGATTGGAATGCAGTACCACTGGAAGAATCGTGACTATAAAAA TTTCGATGAGTTCTTGATGGATATGAAGCAAAGCAAAAGGAAAAACATCCGGCAGGAACGCAAAAAG ATTGGTACCCAAAACTTGAAAATGAGACGTTTGCGAGGAAACGAAATAAAG GCTAGGCACTGGGATTCATTCTATGATTTCTACAGGAACACGACTGATAACAA ATGGGGAACACCTTATCTAACAAGAGAGTTCTTCCACTACATGGCATCAAAACTGGGAGATGGAGTATTGCTTGTTCTTGCTGAAGAAAACGAAGAACCTGTTGCAGGAGCATTGAATCTAATTGGTGGAGATACTCTATTTGGGCGACTATGGGGATGTCGTCCTGACTCCTATTATCCTAGTCTCCATTTTGAAGCGTGCTATTACCAG GCAATCGAAGCAGCAATAGAGCTTAATCTGAAAACGGTAGAAGCAGGAGCTCAGGGGGAGCATAAGATTCAGCGGGGCTACCTTCCAGTTAAAACATATAGTTGCCATTACATAATTGATGAAGGCTTCAGGCAAGCCATAGACGAGTTTTTAGTACGTGAATCGAATCAG GTGGATTATGTCATCAAGCTGTTGCATGAATCTGGACCCTTCAAAGAGACAATAGAATAG